A stretch of the Elephas maximus indicus isolate mEleMax1 chromosome 3, mEleMax1 primary haplotype, whole genome shotgun sequence genome encodes the following:
- the LOC126074017 gene encoding zinc finger protein 883-like, with translation MMETFRNLDLVLKQGNSGQMSMKNDSWSSMLGDICEFHGIELQHNNQGRHMRIYSVESLCESNNGKVNKVEEDNQCGKTFSWIGNFTSLRRIAGVNPIGSLECGKAFMDHLSFKNHIRSHTGYTPYHCKECGEGCTCPYLKLHVKLCKCKDYGKPCSCSLPLTKHMRTHSGERPYECKECGKAFSYLSSLTRRTRTHSKERPYECKECGKAFRCFSSLTAHVRSHSGERPYECKECGKAFSRPSDLIRHTKTHSGERPYECKECGKAFTCFSSLTIHIRSHSGEKPYECKECGKTFSRSSHLSTHIITHSEEKPYECKECRKAFKQFTQLTRHVRVHSGEKPYECKECGKAFSQFSQLTRHVRIHSGEKPYECEECGKAFRRSSHLTAHIITHNEVRPYECKECGKTFNQFSQLTRHLRVHSGEKPYECKECGKAFSQFSQLTGHIRIHSGEKPYECKECGKSFRRFSYLTGHIRVHNGYRPYKCKECGKAFSRSSNLTTHLRLHSGERPYECKECGKAFFQSSHLNDHVRTHSGEKPYECKECEKAFSCFSSFHKHVRTYHEGRPSDGKECGKALSSHTSLVI, from the exons atgatggaaaccttTAGGAACCTGGACTTAG TTttgaaacagggtaacagtggaCAAATGTCCATGAAGAATGATTCCTGGTCCTCCATGTTAGGAGATATCTGTGAATTCCATGGCATTGAACTTCAACACAACAACCAGGGAAGGCACATGAG AATATATTCAGTAGAGAGCCTCTGTGAAAGTAACAATGGTAAAGTAAATAAAGTTGAAGAAGATAATCAGTGTGGAAAAACTTTCAGCTGGATTGGGAATTTTACTAGCCTCAGAAGAATTGCTGGAGTAAATCCTATTGGATCCCTTgagtgtggaaaagcctttatggatcatttgtcatttaaaaatcatatcagatctcaCACTGGATACACACCTTATCATTGTAAGGAATGTGGAGAAGGCTGCACTTGTCCTTACCTAAAACTTCATGTGAAACTTTGTAAATGTAAGGATTATGGGAAACCTTGTAGTTGTTCCTTACCCCTCACTAAACATatgagaactcacagtggagagaggccttatgaatgtaaggagtgTGGGAAGGCCTTTAGTTATCTCTCAAGTCTCACTAGACGTACACGAACTCACAGTaaagagaggccttatgaatgtaaggaatgtgggaaagcctttcgcTGTTTTTCATCTCTCACTGCACATGTAAgatctcacagtggagagaggccttatgaatgtaaggagtgtgggaaagcctttagtcggcCCTCAGACCTCATTAGACATACaaaaactcacagtggagagaggccttatgaatgcaaggaatgtgggaaagcctttacttGTTTCTCATCTCTTACTATACATATAAgatctcacagtggagagaagccttatgaatgtaaggaatgtgggaaaacctttagtCGGTCCTCACACCTCAGTACCCATATAATAACGCACAGTgaagagaagccttatgaatgtaaagaatgtagGAAAGCCTTTAAGCAATTTACACAACTCACTAGACACGTGAgagttcacagtggagagaagccttatgaatgtaaggaatgtggaaaagcctttagtcAGTTTTCACAACTCACTAGACATgtaagaattcacagtggagagaagccttatgaatgtgaagaatgtgggaaagcctttagacgATCCTCACACCTCACTGCCCATATAATAACACACAATGAagtgaggccttatgaatgtaaagaatgtgggaaaacTTTTAATCAGTTTTCACAACTCACTAGACATTTAAgagttcacagtggagagaagccttatgaatgtaaggaatgtgggaaagcctttagtcagttTTCACAACTCACTGGACATataagaattcacagtggagaaaaGCCTTATgagtgtaaggaatgtggaaaatcTTTTAGACGGTTTTCATACCTCACTGGCCATATAAGAGTTCACAATGGGTACAGGCCTTataaatgtaaagaatgtgggaaagcctttagtagATCCTCAAACCTCACTACCCATCTGAGATtgcacagtggagagaggccttatgaatgtaaggaatgtgggaaagccttttttCAGTCCTCACACCTCAATGACCATGTTAGAACTCACAGTGgtgagaagccttatgaatgtaaggagtgTGAGAAAGCCTTTAGTTGTTTCTCATCCTTCCATAAACATGTTAGAACTTACCATGAAGGTAGGCCTTCTGAtggtaaggaatgtgggaaagccctTAGTTCTCACACTTCACTGGTCATATAA